A region from the Corynebacterium halotolerans YIM 70093 = DSM 44683 genome encodes:
- a CDS encoding indole-3-glycerol phosphate synthase TrpC — MVTPMALDGIVDTVLEDVSRREAVVPFKEIKARSRDTEPARDAAGALLRPGCGVIAEIKREVPGKGPIAGVDSFEAIARLARQFEESGAHLIACQTEPHRFRGSLEDMQVARAAVELPMLCRDVIIDPYQIHEARCFGADMVPLQVELLGQARLESLLDRIESLGMTALAEVRSPEDADRALAAGATVVGVNAWTIGGQVLDRSTFSDVVPGLPPETLRIALGGVHSPRELFAYSAAGADAVVVGEGILTSEDPAACTRTLAAAGQHPACPSR; from the coding sequence ATGGTTACACCCATGGCATTGGACGGAATAGTCGACACGGTCCTGGAGGACGTGTCGCGCAGGGAGGCCGTCGTGCCCTTCAAGGAGATCAAGGCGCGGTCCCGTGACACGGAACCGGCGCGCGACGCCGCGGGCGCCCTGCTGCGACCCGGGTGCGGTGTGATCGCCGAGATCAAGCGCGAGGTGCCCGGCAAGGGGCCCATCGCCGGCGTCGACAGTTTCGAGGCCATCGCCAGGCTGGCCCGGCAGTTCGAGGAATCGGGCGCGCACCTGATCGCCTGCCAGACGGAGCCGCACCGCTTCCGCGGTTCGCTCGAGGACATGCAGGTCGCCCGCGCGGCCGTCGAGCTGCCCATGCTGTGCCGCGACGTCATCATTGACCCGTACCAGATCCACGAGGCCCGCTGCTTCGGCGCCGACATGGTTCCGCTGCAGGTCGAACTGCTCGGCCAGGCCCGCCTGGAATCCCTGCTCGACCGCATCGAGTCGCTGGGCATGACCGCCCTGGCGGAGGTGCGCAGCCCAGAGGACGCCGACCGGGCGCTGGCCGCCGGCGCCACGGTCGTCGGCGTCAACGCCTGGACCATCGGTGGCCAGGTGCTCGACCGTTCCACGTTCTCCGATGTCGTGCCCGGTCTGCCCCCGGAGACCCTGCGGATCGCCCTCGGCGGGGTGCACAGTCCCCGGGAACTGTTCGCCTACTCGGCCGCCGGCGCCGACGCCGTCGTGGTCGGCGAGGGCATCCTGACCTCCGAGGATCCCGCGGCCTGCACCCGCACCCTGGCCGCTGCCGGGCAGCACCCGGCCTGCCCCTCGAGGTAG
- the pyk gene encoding pyruvate kinase, with amino-acid sequence MDRRTKIVCTLGPAVASKDAIRRLVEDGMDVARLNFSHGEHADHEQNYKWVREATDETGRAVGILADLQGPKIRLGRFLDGATVWETGETVRITVDDVEGTHDRVSTTYKNLAQDAKPGDRLLVDDGKVGLICREVDGNDVVCEVTEGGPVSNNKGVSLPGMDISVPALSEKDIADLRFALKLGVDFIALSFVRSPADVDLVHEVMDEVGRRVPVIAKLEKPEAVDALESIVLAFDAIMVARGDLGVEVPLEQVPLVQKRAIQIARENAKPVIVATQMLDSMIENSRPTRAEASDVANAVLDGADAVMLSGETSIGVDPHNVVRTMSRIVQHAETDGHVPPLNHIPRTKRGVISYSARDIAERLNARALVAFTTSGDTARRVARLHSHLPLLVFTPDAAVRSQLALTWGAETFLCREVTSTDEMMKVVDESLLAMDSYQRDDMMVVVAGTPPGVSGNTNMIHVHLLGEDVRR; translated from the coding sequence GTGGATAGACGAACAAAGATTGTGTGCACCCTCGGCCCCGCCGTCGCGAGCAAGGACGCCATCCGGCGCCTTGTCGAGGACGGCATGGACGTCGCCCGACTGAATTTCTCGCATGGCGAGCACGCCGATCACGAGCAGAACTACAAGTGGGTCCGTGAGGCCACCGACGAGACCGGCCGCGCGGTCGGCATCCTCGCCGACCTCCAGGGGCCGAAGATCCGTCTCGGCCGCTTCCTCGACGGCGCCACCGTGTGGGAGACCGGCGAGACCGTCCGGATCACCGTCGATGACGTGGAGGGCACCCACGACCGCGTGTCCACCACCTACAAGAATCTGGCCCAGGACGCCAAGCCCGGCGACCGCCTGCTCGTCGACGACGGCAAGGTCGGCCTGATCTGCCGCGAGGTCGACGGTAACGACGTCGTCTGTGAGGTCACCGAGGGTGGCCCGGTCTCCAACAACAAGGGCGTGTCCCTGCCGGGCATGGACATCTCCGTGCCGGCCCTGTCCGAGAAGGACATCGCCGACCTGCGCTTCGCCCTCAAACTGGGCGTGGACTTCATCGCCCTGTCCTTCGTGCGTTCCCCGGCGGACGTCGACCTCGTCCATGAGGTCATGGACGAGGTGGGCCGGCGGGTGCCGGTCATCGCGAAGCTGGAGAAGCCCGAGGCCGTCGACGCCCTCGAGTCCATCGTGCTCGCCTTCGACGCCATCATGGTCGCCCGCGGTGACCTCGGCGTCGAGGTCCCGCTCGAGCAGGTCCCGCTGGTGCAGAAGCGCGCCATCCAGATCGCCCGGGAGAACGCCAAGCCGGTCATCGTGGCCACCCAGATGCTCGACTCCATGATCGAGAACTCCCGCCCGACCCGCGCCGAGGCCTCTGACGTCGCCAACGCCGTGCTCGACGGCGCGGACGCGGTCATGCTCTCCGGCGAGACCTCCATCGGCGTGGATCCGCACAACGTCGTGCGCACCATGTCGCGCATCGTCCAGCACGCCGAGACCGACGGGCACGTCCCGCCGCTCAACCACATCCCGCGTACCAAGCGCGGTGTGATCTCCTACTCGGCCCGCGACATCGCCGAGCGGCTCAACGCGCGCGCCCTGGTGGCCTTCACCACCTCCGGCGACACCGCCCGCCGCGTGGCCCGCCTGCACTCGCACCTGCCGTTGCTCGTGTTCACCCCCGACGCCGCGGTGCGCTCCCAGCTCGCCCTGACCTGGGGCGCGGAGACCTTCCTGTGCCGCGAGGTCACCTCCACCGACGAGATGATGAAGGTGGTCGACGAGTCCCTCCTCGCGATGGACAGCTACCAGCGCGACGACATGATGGTCGTCGTCGCCGGAACCCCGCCCGGGGTCTCCGGCAACACCAACATGATTCACGTCCACCTGCTCGGCGAGGACGTCCGCCGTTAG
- the glgP gene encoding alpha-glucan family phosphorylase produces the protein MNYTGTINVRSILPSELADLSRLAMNLRWSWRNEARELFREIDPELWDAAGESPVAFLAKVPASRLNELANDPSFVERLRTEVADLEDHLTAGLWYQKTREAEGPLADLGPTDPLVAYFSMEFGVHPSLPIYSGGLGILAGDHLKSASDLGLPLIGVGLLYTHGYFTQSLSADGWQEETYTYHDPAHLPIEPVLDAEGNQLTVTVGFPEGRHITIALWVATVGRVPLLLLDTNIEANPSDMREVTDRLYGGDAEHRIKQELVLGVGGVRAVNAYCDNAGVPRPVIAHLNEGHAGFLSLERIRERMASGLGFEESLAQVRAANIFTTHTPVPAGIDRFDLQLVRRYLGDGLPEDQHLVPGVPVERALDLGREADPHLFNMAHLGLRSAQHANGVARLHGRVSRDMFAGLYPGYEGEEVPIGSVTNGVHLPTWAKPNMQKIIARIAGGVDLTEADSWDHHDAVTDEELWAERNRLRSDLVDVARVSLHESWRRRGNARAQLGWARRVLDPDVLTVGFARRVSTYKRLTLMLRDPERLRSILLNPDRPVQFVIAGKAHPHDMGGKKFMQEIVRFADQAGLRDRFLFLPDYDISLAGYLVSGADIWLNNPVRPQEASGTSGMKAVLNGGLTLSISDGWWDEMDQKDHGWTIPTVDTHDQEYRDQLEAQALYDLLENEVAPLFYHRDAAGVPREWLKWVRRSLTELSPLVLSTRMVRDYTAQLYRPTAEVSEAIHADCTKAAGYVNWLERVRQGWSNITLSNLRCNGTPVGEAAEADAGQSMYLTVEADLGMLTEGDVQVQAVIGNEKGERRIIDMTDGGEDGYSAELSTDTPGAYHYTVRAVPSHELLVSPAELGLVTYYS, from the coding sequence GTGAACTACACCGGTACCATCAACGTCCGTTCCATCCTGCCCTCTGAGCTGGCCGATCTCTCGCGCCTGGCCATGAACCTGCGCTGGTCCTGGCGCAATGAGGCGCGTGAGCTCTTCCGTGAGATCGACCCGGAGCTGTGGGACGCCGCCGGCGAATCGCCCGTGGCCTTCCTGGCGAAGGTCCCGGCCTCCCGACTCAACGAGCTGGCCAATGACCCCTCCTTCGTGGAGCGGCTGCGCACCGAGGTCGCCGATCTGGAGGACCACCTCACCGCCGGACTGTGGTACCAGAAGACCCGCGAGGCCGAGGGGCCGCTGGCCGACCTCGGCCCCACCGATCCGCTCGTCGCCTACTTCTCCATGGAGTTCGGCGTCCACCCGTCCCTGCCGATCTACTCCGGCGGCCTCGGCATCCTCGCCGGCGACCACCTCAAGTCCGCCTCCGACCTGGGCCTGCCGCTGATCGGCGTCGGTCTGCTCTACACCCACGGCTACTTCACCCAGTCGTTGTCCGCCGACGGCTGGCAGGAGGAGACCTACACCTACCACGATCCGGCCCACCTGCCGATCGAGCCGGTGCTCGACGCCGAGGGCAACCAGCTGACCGTCACCGTCGGCTTCCCCGAGGGCCGCCACATCACCATCGCCCTGTGGGTGGCCACCGTGGGACGGGTCCCGCTGCTGCTGCTCGACACCAACATCGAGGCCAACCCGTCCGACATGCGCGAGGTCACCGACCGCCTCTACGGCGGCGACGCCGAGCACCGCATCAAGCAGGAGCTCGTCCTCGGTGTCGGCGGGGTGCGCGCCGTCAACGCCTACTGCGACAACGCCGGCGTCCCGCGCCCGGTCATCGCGCATCTCAACGAGGGGCACGCCGGCTTCCTGAGCCTGGAGCGCATCCGCGAGCGCATGGCCTCCGGCCTGGGCTTCGAGGAGTCCCTGGCCCAGGTCCGCGCCGCGAACATCTTCACCACCCACACCCCGGTCCCGGCCGGCATCGACCGCTTCGACCTCCAGCTCGTGCGCCGCTACCTGGGCGACGGCCTGCCGGAGGACCAGCACCTGGTGCCGGGCGTGCCGGTCGAGCGCGCCCTGGATCTCGGCCGCGAGGCGGACCCGCACCTGTTCAACATGGCGCACCTGGGTCTGCGCTCCGCCCAGCACGCCAACGGCGTGGCCAGACTCCACGGCCGCGTCTCCCGGGACATGTTCGCCGGCCTGTACCCCGGCTACGAGGGCGAGGAGGTGCCGATCGGGTCCGTGACCAACGGCGTCCACCTGCCGACCTGGGCGAAGCCGAACATGCAGAAGATCATCGCCCGCATCGCCGGTGGCGTCGACCTCACCGAGGCCGATTCCTGGGACCACCACGACGCCGTCACCGATGAGGAACTGTGGGCCGAGCGCAACCGGCTGCGTTCCGACCTCGTCGACGTCGCCCGCGTGAGCCTGCACGAGTCCTGGCGCCGGCGCGGCAACGCCCGGGCGCAGCTCGGCTGGGCGCGCCGCGTGCTCGATCCGGACGTGCTCACCGTCGGCTTCGCCCGCCGCGTGTCCACCTACAAGCGCCTGACCCTGATGCTGCGCGATCCGGAGCGGCTGCGCTCCATCCTGCTCAACCCGGATCGTCCGGTGCAGTTCGTCATCGCCGGCAAGGCCCACCCGCACGACATGGGCGGCAAGAAGTTCATGCAGGAGATCGTCCGCTTCGCCGACCAGGCCGGTCTGCGCGACCGCTTCCTGTTCCTGCCGGACTACGACATCAGCCTCGCCGGCTACCTGGTCTCGGGCGCCGACATCTGGCTCAACAACCCGGTGCGCCCGCAGGAGGCCTCCGGCACCTCGGGAATGAAGGCGGTGCTCAACGGCGGTCTGACCCTGTCGATCTCCGACGGCTGGTGGGACGAGATGGACCAGAAGGATCACGGCTGGACCATCCCCACCGTGGACACCCATGACCAGGAGTACCGTGATCAGCTTGAGGCGCAGGCGCTCTACGACCTTCTCGAGAACGAGGTCGCCCCGCTGTTCTACCACCGCGACGCCGCGGGCGTGCCGCGCGAGTGGCTCAAGTGGGTGCGCCGCTCCCTGACGGAGCTTTCCCCGCTGGTGCTGTCCACCCGCATGGTGCGCGACTACACCGCGCAGCTCTACCGTCCCACCGCCGAGGTCAGCGAGGCCATCCACGCCGACTGCACCAAGGCGGCCGGCTACGTCAACTGGCTCGAGCGCGTCCGCCAGGGCTGGTCGAACATCACCCTGAGCAACCTGCGCTGCAACGGCACCCCGGTGGGGGAGGCCGCCGAGGCCGACGCCGGCCAGTCGATGTACCTGACCGTCGAGGCGGACCTCGGCATGCTCACCGAGGGCGACGTCCAGGTTCAGGCGGTCATCGGCAACGAGAAGGGGGAGCGTCGGATCATCGACATGACCGACGGGGGAGAGGACGGCTACTCCGCCGAGCTGTCCACGGACACCCCGGGCGCCTACCACTACACGGTCCGCGCCGTGCCCAGCCACGAGCTGCTGGTCTCCCCGGCGGAGCTGGGCCTGGTCACCTACTACTCCTAG
- a CDS encoding TIGR02234 family membrane protein, translated as MALGLGAAVLWIGSRFTWVTVEVFDEKSGPATLPIPGATWSTETTAVALLLAAACVAGFALRRLGRRLVGAIAALAAIGASWTPLNLLTGEGGADPERARRLLTSGAASQRANAPVSITEWAEVTGLHTDATGAVIALLGCALALFGGVLLVIRPGTDSARRNKYERKRDREARIVQDLESTPDSGRVMWDALDADIDPTDTGSTGDTRDAGDTGTSGSGSSRG; from the coding sequence CTGGCACTCGGACTGGGGGCCGCCGTCCTCTGGATCGGCTCGCGCTTCACCTGGGTCACCGTCGAGGTCTTCGACGAGAAGTCCGGTCCCGCGACCCTGCCCATCCCGGGGGCGACCTGGTCCACCGAGACCACCGCGGTCGCGCTCCTGCTGGCGGCGGCCTGCGTGGCCGGTTTCGCCCTGCGCCGCCTGGGCCGCCGCCTCGTCGGCGCGATCGCGGCGCTGGCCGCCATCGGGGCCAGCTGGACCCCGCTGAATCTGCTGACGGGCGAGGGCGGGGCCGACCCCGAACGTGCCCGCCGGCTGCTGACCAGCGGCGCGGCCAGCCAGCGGGCCAACGCCCCCGTGAGCATCACCGAATGGGCGGAGGTCACCGGCCTGCACACGGATGCGACCGGCGCGGTGATCGCCCTGCTCGGCTGCGCTCTCGCCCTGTTCGGCGGAGTGCTGCTGGTCATCCGGCCGGGCACCGACAGCGCCAGACGCAACAAGTACGAGCGTAAGCGGGACCGGGAGGCGAGGATCGTCCAGGATCTGGAGTCCACCCCGGATTCCGGCCGGGTGATGTGGGACGCGCTCGACGCGGACATCGACCCCACGGACACCGGGAGCACCGGGGACACCCGTGACGCCGGTGACACGGGCACCTCCGGCTCCGGTTCCTCCCGGGGTTAG
- the hisF gene encoding imidazole glycerol phosphate synthase subunit HisF, with protein sequence MAVAIRVIPCLDVDNGRVVKGVNFENLRDAGDPVELAAHYDADGADELCFLDVSASKQGRGTMLEVVRRTAEQVFIPLTVGGGVRSEEDVDQLLRAGADKVSVNTSAIARPELLRELSHRFGSQCIVLSVDARRVPEGGTPQPSGFEVTTHGGTRSAGIDAVEWAKQGEELGVGEILLNSMDGDGTKDGFDLELLELVRAAVTVPVIASGGAGEAQHFPPAVEAGADAVLAATIFHFGEVTIPEAKAVLATAGHEVRR encoded by the coding sequence ATGGCCGTGGCCATCCGCGTCATCCCCTGCCTGGACGTCGACAACGGTCGCGTGGTCAAGGGCGTGAACTTCGAGAACCTGCGCGACGCAGGTGATCCCGTCGAGCTCGCCGCCCACTACGACGCCGACGGCGCCGACGAGCTGTGCTTCCTCGACGTCTCCGCCTCGAAGCAGGGCCGGGGCACCATGCTCGAGGTCGTCCGCCGCACCGCGGAGCAGGTGTTCATCCCGCTGACCGTCGGCGGGGGAGTGCGCAGCGAGGAGGACGTCGACCAGCTGCTGCGCGCCGGCGCCGACAAGGTCTCCGTCAACACCTCCGCCATCGCCCGGCCCGAACTGCTGCGCGAACTGTCCCACCGCTTCGGCTCCCAGTGCATCGTGCTCTCCGTCGACGCCCGCCGCGTCCCAGAGGGCGGTACCCCGCAGCCCTCGGGCTTCGAGGTCACCACCCACGGCGGCACCCGCTCGGCCGGTATCGACGCCGTCGAGTGGGCGAAGCAGGGCGAGGAGCTCGGCGTCGGTGAGATCCTGCTGAACTCCATGGACGGCGACGGCACCAAGGACGGCTTCGATCTCGAGCTGCTCGAGCTGGTGCGCGCCGCTGTCACGGTGCCCGTCATCGCCTCCGGGGGCGCCGGTGAGGCCCAGCACTTCCCACCGGCCGTCGAGGCGGGTGCCGACGCCGTGCTGGCCGCCACCATCTTCCACTTCGGCGAGGTCACCATCCCCGAGGCCAAGGCCGTCCTGGCCACCGCCGGCCACGAGGTGCGTCGATGA
- the lgt gene encoding prolipoprotein diacylglyceryl transferase: MQTTILANIPSPPQGVWYLGPIPIRAYALCIIAGMIVALWLTHRRYTARGGDGDVVWDAAIVAIPAGIIGGRIYHVITDYDKYFCEGCNPVDAVKITNGGLGIWGAVALGGVAVWLLLRYKKVPLGPFADAIAPGIILAQAIGRLGNWFNQEIYGRPTDVPWALDIFYRVDENGDFAPLTGRSTGEIITSVHPTFLYELLWNVAVFVLLLWAEKRFRLGHGRVFALYVAGYTAGRFWIELMRSDDATMIFGLRVNTIVSAVVFLAALVIFFLLPKGRETPEEVDPRRNRGDAGETGGVEQTATTAGPDDSDAGDPDGKWRRRLRNQKM; encoded by the coding sequence GTGCAGACCACCATCCTCGCGAACATCCCGTCCCCGCCGCAGGGCGTCTGGTACCTCGGGCCGATCCCGATCCGCGCCTACGCGTTGTGCATCATCGCCGGCATGATCGTCGCCCTGTGGCTGACCCACCGGCGCTACACCGCCCGCGGCGGTGACGGCGACGTGGTCTGGGACGCCGCGATCGTGGCCATCCCCGCCGGCATCATCGGCGGCCGGATTTACCACGTCATCACGGACTACGACAAGTACTTCTGCGAGGGCTGCAACCCCGTCGACGCGGTGAAGATCACCAACGGCGGCCTGGGCATCTGGGGTGCGGTCGCCCTCGGCGGCGTGGCCGTGTGGCTGCTGCTGCGCTACAAGAAGGTCCCGCTCGGGCCCTTCGCCGACGCGATCGCCCCGGGCATCATCCTCGCCCAGGCCATCGGCCGGCTGGGCAACTGGTTCAACCAGGAGATCTACGGCCGTCCCACCGATGTGCCGTGGGCGCTCGACATCTTCTACCGGGTCGACGAGAACGGCGATTTCGCGCCGCTGACCGGACGCTCCACCGGGGAGATCATCACCTCCGTCCACCCGACCTTCCTCTACGAGCTGCTGTGGAACGTGGCCGTCTTCGTCCTCCTGCTGTGGGCCGAGAAGCGTTTCCGCCTCGGCCACGGACGGGTCTTCGCCCTCTACGTCGCCGGCTACACCGCCGGCCGGTTCTGGATCGAGCTCATGCGTTCCGACGACGCGACGATGATCTTCGGCCTGCGCGTCAACACGATCGTCTCGGCGGTCGTCTTCCTCGCCGCCCTGGTCATCTTCTTCCTGCTGCCGAAGGGGCGGGAGACCCCGGAGGAGGTCGATCCGCGCCGGAACCGCGGGGACGCCGGGGAGACCGGGGGAGTCGAGCAGACCGCAACGACTGCGGGGCCGGACGACTCGGACGCCGGGGACCCGGACGGGAAGTGGCGCCGCCGGCTGCGGAACCAGAAGATGTGA
- the hisI gene encoding phosphoribosyl-AMP cyclohydrolase, with the protein MSTPSPASDDPADYELDPGIAARLKPNDAGLVPAIVQADGTGEVLMMAWLDDHALAHTLATRRGTYFSRSRGEYWIKGLTSGNTQEVTGVRLDCDGDTLLITVRQVGGACHTGDRTCFDADQLL; encoded by the coding sequence ATGAGCACCCCGTCCCCGGCCTCCGACGACCCGGCCGACTACGAGCTGGATCCGGGGATCGCCGCCCGCCTGAAGCCCAATGACGCCGGGCTGGTGCCCGCCATCGTGCAGGCCGACGGCACCGGCGAGGTGCTCATGATGGCCTGGCTGGATGACCACGCCCTGGCCCACACCCTGGCCACCCGGCGCGGCACCTACTTCTCGCGCTCCCGCGGGGAGTACTGGATCAAGGGTTTGACCTCCGGAAACACCCAGGAGGTCACGGGCGTGCGCCTCGACTGCGACGGCGACACGCTCCTGATCACCGTCCGGCAGGTCGGTGGCGCCTGCCACACCGGCGACCGCACCTGCTTCGACGCCGACCAACTGCTCTAG
- a CDS encoding DUF4921 family protein, with product MSIPVPAHRQPLTTMADGTIKQVNPLTGTEVWTVPGRGNRPLSRPATDPTPLGKHDFTHRCAFCEATPLATPPEKSRMVREDGGWRTLSGLLPGELAGHRAEFRRVPNLFEIVSYDYWAKNYGFRMDPETAARKAAYLADETGRAHVLDIARTRLRAAGQDPDVSGDELIDLADAYFGGGHDVIIARRHFVDGATHDNQLASSGTLTPEEHHAFISFTVDAIADLYHRNRYVPYVAAFQNWLAPAGASFDHLHKQLVAIDERGVQAETEIERLRRNPNLYNEWAVDYAGYRNLIIAENDHAICFAGFGHRFPTLEVYSKSRQPHPWLQSEEEVRGMSDLLHACHAAAGADVPCNEEWLHKPIDLDLPMPWRVRIKWRVSTLAGFEGGTKIYVNTLSPYNIRDRVVSAMYGLRDGGRIARGIRISTECPAERNCLKYNPLV from the coding sequence ATGAGCATCCCCGTGCCCGCCCACCGCCAGCCGTTGACCACGATGGCCGACGGGACGATCAAGCAGGTCAACCCTCTCACGGGCACCGAGGTCTGGACCGTGCCCGGCCGCGGCAACCGGCCCCTTTCCCGCCCGGCCACCGATCCCACCCCGCTGGGAAAGCACGACTTCACCCACCGCTGCGCCTTCTGCGAGGCCACCCCGCTGGCCACCCCGCCGGAGAAGTCCCGGATGGTGCGTGAGGACGGCGGCTGGCGGACCCTGTCAGGGCTGTTGCCCGGTGAGCTGGCCGGGCACCGCGCCGAGTTCCGGCGGGTGCCGAACCTGTTCGAGATCGTCTCCTACGACTACTGGGCGAAGAACTACGGCTTCCGGATGGATCCCGAAACCGCCGCCCGCAAGGCCGCCTACCTGGCGGACGAGACGGGGCGCGCGCACGTCCTGGACATCGCGCGCACCCGCCTGCGTGCCGCCGGTCAGGACCCGGACGTGTCCGGGGACGAGCTCATCGACCTGGCCGACGCGTACTTCGGCGGCGGCCACGACGTCATCATCGCCCGCCGCCACTTCGTCGACGGCGCCACGCACGACAACCAGCTGGCCTCCTCGGGCACGTTGACCCCGGAGGAGCACCACGCGTTCATCTCCTTCACCGTCGACGCGATCGCCGACCTGTACCACCGCAACCGCTACGTGCCGTACGTGGCCGCCTTCCAGAACTGGCTCGCGCCCGCGGGCGCCTCCTTCGACCACCTGCACAAGCAGCTCGTGGCCATCGACGAGCGCGGCGTGCAGGCCGAGACGGAGATCGAGCGGTTGCGGCGCAACCCCAACCTGTACAACGAGTGGGCCGTCGACTACGCCGGGTACCGGAACCTGATCATCGCGGAGAACGACCACGCCATCTGCTTCGCCGGCTTCGGGCACCGCTTCCCCACCCTGGAGGTGTACTCGAAGTCCCGGCAGCCCCACCCGTGGCTGCAGTCCGAGGAGGAGGTCCGCGGCATGAGTGACCTGCTCCACGCCTGCCACGCCGCCGCCGGGGCGGACGTGCCCTGCAACGAGGAGTGGCTGCACAAGCCCATCGACCTGGACCTGCCCATGCCGTGGCGGGTGCGCATCAAGTGGCGCGTGTCGACGCTCGCGGGCTTCGAGGGCGGCACGAAGATCTACGTCAACACGCTCTCACCGTACAATATCCGCGACCGGGTGGTCTCCGCGATGTACGGCCTGCGGGACGGGGGAAGGATCGCGCGCGGTATCCGCATCTCCACCGAGTGCCCCGCCGAGCGCAACTGTCTGAAATACAATCCGCTCGTGTAG
- a CDS encoding amidohydrolase, with translation MSDIARLLRDHQADLSWQRAFYEDLHEHPELSGHEQETSAKILKMLERFDCEIVSPIGGFGVVAVFHNGDGPTALFRADFDALPIREETGVPFASTRLRAGADGNSTGVMHACGHDMHTAALLGACAILDTHREAWQGTFIALFQPAEESATGANAMVADGLLNRVPHPDVCLGQHVMPGRAGEVQTKAGPQFAACDSIRITIHGRSAHGSMPHNSIDPTYVAAMVVIRLQGIVGREVDPNDFAVVSVGTLKSGSTNNIVPARAELVLNCRFYDDTVKSRVYAAIKRVVVAECQASGCERAPEFEFFAHGELIDNDAETFHTVRATFDRVFGAESVDAQRTTVSEDFGNIPRAFGVPYLFWAVGCTPREVWDRAVAENRVKEDVPVNHMSTFLPEYGPTISATTRAAAASVLTYVGV, from the coding sequence ATGAGCGACATCGCTCGCCTGCTTCGGGACCATCAGGCTGACCTGTCCTGGCAGCGCGCCTTCTACGAGGATCTCCACGAGCACCCGGAGCTGTCCGGCCACGAGCAGGAGACCTCGGCCAAGATCCTGAAGATGCTCGAGCGCTTCGACTGCGAGATCGTCTCCCCCATCGGCGGATTCGGCGTCGTGGCCGTCTTCCACAACGGCGACGGTCCGACCGCGCTCTTCCGCGCCGACTTCGACGCCCTGCCCATCCGGGAGGAGACGGGCGTGCCGTTCGCCTCCACCCGGCTGCGGGCCGGCGCGGACGGCAACTCCACCGGCGTCATGCACGCCTGCGGCCACGACATGCACACCGCCGCCCTGCTGGGCGCCTGCGCGATTCTCGACACCCACCGGGAGGCCTGGCAGGGCACGTTCATCGCCCTGTTCCAGCCCGCCGAGGAAAGCGCCACCGGCGCGAACGCCATGGTCGCCGACGGGCTGCTCAACCGGGTGCCCCACCCCGACGTCTGCCTGGGTCAGCACGTCATGCCCGGCCGCGCCGGCGAGGTGCAGACGAAGGCCGGGCCGCAGTTCGCCGCCTGTGACTCCATCCGCATCACCATCCACGGTCGCAGCGCCCACGGATCCATGCCGCACAACTCGATCGACCCGACCTATGTGGCGGCGATGGTGGTCATCCGTCTGCAGGGCATCGTCGGCCGCGAGGTCGACCCCAACGACTTCGCGGTGGTCTCGGTGGGCACCCTGAAGTCGGGGTCGACGAACAACATCGTCCCCGCCCGCGCGGAGCTGGTGCTAAACTGCCGCTTCTACGACGACACCGTCAAAAGCCGCGTCTACGCCGCGATCAAGCGCGTCGTGGTCGCCGAGTGCCAGGCCTCCGGCTGTGAGCGCGCCCCCGAGTTCGAGTTCTTCGCCCACGGCGAACTCATCGACAACGACGCCGAGACCTTCCACACGGTGCGCGCCACCTTCGACCGGGTCTTCGGCGCGGAGTCCGTCGACGCGCAGCGCACGACCGTCTCCGAGGACTTCGGCAACATCCCGCGCGCCTTCGGCGTGCCCTACCTGTTCTGGGCCGTCGGCTGCACCCCGCGTGAGGTGTGGGACCGGGCGGTGGCCGAGAACCGGGTCAAGGAGGACGTGCCGGTCAACCACATGAGCACGTTCCTGCCCGAGTACGGGCCCACCATCAGCGCCACCACCAGGGCCGCCGCCGCGTCGGTGCTGACCTACGTGGGGGTGTGA